Proteins from a genomic interval of Geodermatophilus obscurus DSM 43160:
- a CDS encoding GtrA family protein yields MTSRGGIVTCPSLLTRRPAVGDAVGSLVARVRAEDTLGQFARFVLVGASTTLVYAAFFATLEGLGYLPAHVVATAASTLLANEMHRRLTFHAGERVHWLTAQLEASGVTVIGLLLTSASLGVLNSTVSDASVVTQVALVVTVTGLVGLMRFIALRWLFRPRTVTTA; encoded by the coding sequence GTGACCAGCAGAGGAGGCATCGTGACCTGCCCGTCGCTGCTGACCCGCCGTCCGGCGGTCGGCGACGCCGTGGGCAGCCTGGTGGCCCGGGTCCGCGCGGAGGACACGCTCGGCCAGTTCGCGCGCTTCGTCCTCGTCGGCGCCTCCACGACGCTCGTGTACGCCGCCTTCTTCGCCACCCTGGAGGGCTTGGGCTACCTGCCCGCGCACGTGGTGGCCACCGCGGCCTCGACCCTGCTCGCGAACGAGATGCACCGCCGGTTGACCTTTCACGCCGGTGAGCGGGTGCACTGGCTCACCGCCCAGCTCGAGGCCAGCGGGGTCACGGTCATCGGCCTGCTGCTCACCAGCGCCTCCCTCGGCGTGCTGAACTCGACGGTCTCCGACGCGAGCGTCGTCACCCAGGTCGCGCTCGTCGTCACGGTGACCGGCCTGGTCGGCCTCATGCGGTTCATCGCGCTGCGCTGGCTGTTCCGCCCTCGGACGGTCACGACCGCCTGA